From one Dyella sp. 2HG41-7 genomic stretch:
- a CDS encoding ferredoxin--NADP reductase, translating into MVALATEQVIDVHHWNDNLFSFRTTRDPGFRFDSGQFVMIGLEVDGRPLMRAYSIASASWEEHLEFFSIKVENGPLTSRLQHLKPGEQLTVSRKPTGTLVLTDLKPGKHLYLLGTGTGLAPFMSVIRDPETYERFDKIVLAHGVRNVSDLAYANYLENELPQHELLGELVREKLIYYPTVTREPFRNRGRMTDNIVDGAMAATIGLPTLNPDTDRVMLCGSPAMLDDLCALLDARGFQASPRTREPGDYVIERAFVEK; encoded by the coding sequence ATGGTGGCTTTGGCGACCGAACAAGTTATCGACGTTCATCACTGGAACGACAACCTTTTCAGCTTCCGCACCACGCGCGACCCCGGCTTTCGTTTCGACAGCGGACAGTTCGTGATGATCGGCCTGGAAGTGGACGGCCGTCCGCTGATGCGCGCGTATTCGATCGCCAGCGCCAGCTGGGAAGAACATCTGGAGTTCTTTTCGATCAAGGTGGAAAACGGTCCGCTCACCTCGCGTCTTCAGCATTTGAAGCCGGGCGAGCAACTGACCGTCAGCCGCAAGCCCACCGGCACCCTGGTATTGACCGATCTGAAGCCCGGCAAACATTTGTATCTGCTCGGCACCGGCACGGGGCTCGCGCCGTTTATGAGCGTCATCCGCGATCCGGAAACCTACGAGCGTTTCGACAAAATCGTGCTCGCGCACGGCGTGCGTAACGTCAGCGATCTCGCTTACGCCAATTATCTTGAGAACGAACTGCCTCAGCACGAATTGCTCGGCGAACTGGTGCGCGAAAAGTTGATCTACTACCCCACCGTCACGCGCGAACCGTTCCGCAATCGCGGCCGCATGACCGACAACATCGTAGACGGCGCGATGGCCGCTACCATCGGCCTGCCGACGCTCAATCCCGACACCGATCGCGTGATGTTGTGCGGTAGCCCTGCGATGCTCGACGATCTTTGCGCCTTGCTCGATGCGCGTGGTTTTCAGGCGTCGCCGCGCACGCGCGAGCCGGGTGATTATGTGATCGAGCGAGCGTTCGTCGAGAAATAA
- a CDS encoding response regulator transcription factor produces the protein MRILLVEDEAPLRETLAARLKRDGFAVDAAQDGEEGIYLGREVPFDLAIIDLGLPKMSGMDLVKALREAGQRYPILILTARGSWQDKVEGLKHGADDYLVKPFHVEELLARINALVRRASGWSKPVLACGPIKLDTTAQTVTVEGKPVDLTSYEYKVLEYLMLHAGELVSKADLTEHIYQQDFDRDSNVLEVFIGRLRRKLDPEGTLKPIETVRGRGYRFAIPRSEDE, from the coding sequence ATGCGCATCCTCCTGGTCGAAGACGAAGCGCCGCTGCGTGAAACGCTTGCGGCTCGACTCAAACGCGACGGGTTTGCCGTGGACGCCGCCCAGGACGGCGAAGAGGGCATCTACCTCGGCCGCGAAGTGCCGTTCGATCTGGCGATCATCGATCTGGGCTTGCCCAAGATGTCGGGCATGGATCTGGTCAAGGCGCTGCGCGAAGCCGGCCAACGCTATCCGATCCTGATTCTTACCGCGCGCGGCAGCTGGCAGGACAAGGTCGAAGGCCTCAAGCACGGCGCCGACGACTACCTGGTCAAGCCGTTCCATGTGGAAGAACTGCTGGCGCGCATCAACGCACTCGTGCGTCGCGCGAGCGGCTGGTCGAAGCCGGTGTTGGCGTGCGGCCCGATCAAGCTGGACACCACCGCGCAAACGGTTACCGTGGAAGGCAAGCCAGTGGATCTCACCAGCTACGAATACAAAGTGCTGGAATACCTGATGCTGCATGCCGGCGAGCTGGTGTCCAAAGCCGATTTGACCGAACACATCTATCAACAGGATTTCGATCGCGATTCGAACGTGTTGGAAGTCTTCATCGGACGCCTGCGCAGAAAGCTGGATCCGGAAGGCACGTTGAAACCCATCGAGACGGTGCGTGGACGCGGGTACCGCTTTGCCATCCCTCGCAGCGAAGACGAATGA
- a CDS encoding DUF885 domain-containing protein, which produces MIKRLALAAAIALAATGSAYAQGTPAQSWVERSNSDAKVLLDAIARFQPETATQLGLPGYDDKVIDLKPNSDARLRAAFADARTKLQGMLATEKDTNVRQDLQIMIKAANLNIESIDLNDKYMLPYQDLGQLIFNGEFSLLRDEIDAKRRPNAIKRLQCYVGTAPGCTPMIKLVEAQTLARMSDKKLLGPYKGNVDQQLSNSQRYAQGIRQLFVKYKLDNADAKAALDAMDAQFKDYDSWVRSTIVPRQRTDFRLPEPLYAYNLKAVGIDISPEDLIKQAQMEFVEVRSAMQMMAPVVAKDEGFSSNDYRDVLKALKKQQLGRNDVEPWYHDVIGKIEDIIRSKNIVTLPQRAMQMRVASDAETANQPAPHMDPPPLIDNHGERGTFVLTMGNPTQKGASSDSSYDDFTFKAAAWTLTSHEGRPGHELQFSAMVERGVSLARSVFAFNSVNVEGWALYAESEMQPYEPPAGQFITLQFRLVRAARAFLDPMLNLGLITKERAHDVLRYDVGLSEAMTNEELDRFTFNSPGQATAYFYGYMRIQQTRLQTELALGKDFNQKAFNDFIIGQGLLPPDQLAEAVRTQFIPSQKK; this is translated from the coding sequence ATGATCAAACGTCTCGCCCTCGCCGCGGCGATCGCCCTGGCTGCCACCGGATCGGCTTACGCTCAAGGCACGCCGGCGCAGTCCTGGGTCGAACGTAGTAACAGCGATGCCAAGGTATTGCTGGATGCCATCGCCCGCTTCCAACCCGAAACCGCCACGCAACTGGGTCTGCCCGGTTACGACGACAAGGTGATCGACCTGAAGCCGAATTCGGATGCGCGTCTGCGCGCCGCCTTCGCCGATGCGCGAACCAAGTTGCAAGGCATGCTGGCCACCGAGAAAGACACCAACGTTCGCCAAGATCTGCAAATCATGATCAAGGCGGCGAATCTCAATATCGAAAGCATCGATCTCAACGACAAATACATGCTGCCGTATCAGGATCTGGGTCAGCTTATTTTCAACGGCGAATTCTCGCTGCTACGCGACGAGATCGACGCCAAGCGTCGGCCGAACGCGATCAAGCGCCTGCAATGCTATGTCGGTACCGCTCCGGGCTGCACGCCGATGATCAAGCTGGTCGAAGCACAAACCCTCGCCCGCATGTCCGATAAAAAGCTGCTCGGCCCCTACAAAGGCAATGTCGACCAGCAGCTGAGCAACAGCCAGCGCTACGCGCAAGGCATCCGGCAATTGTTCGTCAAGTACAAGCTCGACAACGCCGATGCCAAGGCGGCGCTCGATGCGATGGACGCGCAATTCAAGGACTACGACAGCTGGGTGCGCAGCACCATCGTGCCGCGTCAGCGCACCGATTTCCGTTTGCCGGAACCGTTGTACGCGTACAACCTCAAAGCGGTCGGCATCGATATTTCGCCGGAAGATCTGATCAAGCAAGCGCAAATGGAATTCGTCGAGGTTCGCTCGGCGATGCAGATGATGGCGCCGGTCGTCGCCAAGGACGAAGGCTTCAGCTCCAACGACTATCGCGATGTGCTGAAAGCGCTCAAAAAGCAGCAACTCGGCAGGAATGACGTCGAGCCGTGGTATCACGACGTGATCGGCAAGATCGAAGACATCATTCGCAGCAAAAATATCGTGACGCTGCCGCAGCGGGCGATGCAGATGCGCGTAGCCTCCGATGCGGAAACCGCCAACCAACCCGCGCCGCATATGGATCCGCCGCCGCTGATCGACAATCACGGCGAGCGCGGCACGTTTGTGCTGACGATGGGCAATCCGACGCAGAAAGGCGCCTCGTCCGACAGCAGCTACGACGATTTCACCTTCAAAGCCGCCGCGTGGACGCTCACCTCGCATGAAGGACGCCCCGGCCACGAGCTGCAGTTCTCCGCGATGGTGGAGCGCGGCGTCTCGCTGGCGCGCAGCGTATTCGCCTTCAACAGCGTCAACGTGGAAGGCTGGGCGTTGTATGCGGAATCGGAAATGCAGCCGTATGAGCCGCCGGCCGGGCAGTTCATCACGTTGCAGTTCCGTCTGGTGCGCGCCGCGCGTGCGTTCCTCGATCCGATGTTGAATCTCGGCCTGATCACCAAAGAGCGCGCGCACGACGTGCTGCGTTATGACGTCGGCCTGTCCGAAGCGATGACCAACGAAGAACTGGATCGCTTCACCTTCAACAGCCCAGGTCAGGCCACCGCGTATTTCTACGGCTACATGCGTATCCAGCAAACGCGTTTGCAAACCGAACTGGCGCTCGGCAAGGACTTCAATCAGAAGGCCTTCAACGATTTCATCATCGGCCAGGGCCTGCTGCCGCCGGATCAATTGGCGGAAGCGGTTCGCACGCAGTTTATTCCGTCGCAAAAGAAGTGA
- a CDS encoding TMEM175 family protein — protein MDTQAPHQVHPHHVHQRHFDRLVMLSDGIFAIALTLSAVELKPEMSPGKSLAQIWATPLGIYFLCFFIVSGVWARHRRTLAHLQKTDLFVTLSSLLMLSLVGLTPVFIREMLTDENTANVNGMLLYALLLMATYLSLFVGWGYAAFIARLAPSVPRPRAWAWLLEDLFVVVLFGAVALFSIHWQVLAGAAVIVGIALRIATRRLESAAKKLD, from the coding sequence ATGGATACACAAGCGCCGCATCAAGTGCACCCGCACCATGTCCACCAGCGTCATTTCGACCGGCTGGTTATGCTTTCCGACGGCATTTTCGCGATCGCGCTGACTTTGTCCGCCGTGGAGTTGAAGCCCGAGATGTCGCCGGGCAAAAGCCTTGCGCAGATCTGGGCGACGCCGCTGGGCATCTATTTTCTATGCTTTTTTATCGTCAGCGGCGTCTGGGCGCGACATCGGCGCACGTTGGCGCATCTGCAGAAGACGGATCTGTTCGTGACGCTGTCGAGCTTGCTGATGCTGAGCCTGGTGGGTCTGACGCCGGTTTTCATTCGCGAAATGCTGACCGACGAAAACACCGCTAACGTCAACGGCATGCTGCTGTATGCACTGTTGTTGATGGCCACGTATCTGTCGTTGTTCGTGGGGTGGGGTTACGCGGCGTTTATCGCCCGACTTGCACCCAGCGTCCCGCGGCCGCGTGCGTGGGCATGGTTGCTGGAAGACTTGTTTGTGGTGGTGCTGTTTGGCGCGGTCGCGCTTTTCAGCATTCATTGGCAGGTGTTGGCGGGTGCTGCGGTGATAGTCGGGATTGCGCTGCGCATTGCGACCCGGCGGCTGGAAAGCGCGGCGAAAAAGCTCGACTGA
- the dusA gene encoding tRNA dihydrouridine(20/20a) synthase DusA encodes MHSINALDYRLSVAPMMDWTDRHCRYFHRLLSPHARLYTEMVTSAALVRGKQLRLLEHSQQEHPVALQLGGSDPHELAEAARYGAQAGYDEINLNVGCPSDRVQSGRFGACLMREPALVGDCVKAMRDAVTVPVTVKCRIGVDDQDDYADLQHFTETMLQAGVEVLVVHARKAWLEGLSPKENREIPPLDYQRVYRLKREFPQLVVVINGGITTVEAVQEHLAHVDGVMLGRAAYHDPYVLARVEAALYDEPLPARESVMRHMRPYIEAELARGTALKHICRHLLGLYQGEPGARGFRRTLSEGAHLPGAGWPLIEQAMAPMLAVA; translated from the coding sequence ATGCACAGCATCAACGCACTCGATTACCGGCTTTCCGTCGCACCCATGATGGACTGGACGGACCGGCATTGCCGTTATTTCCATCGCCTGCTTTCGCCCCACGCGCGTCTTTACACCGAAATGGTGACCAGCGCGGCGCTGGTGCGTGGCAAGCAGTTGCGGCTGCTTGAACACAGTCAGCAAGAACACCCGGTCGCGCTGCAATTGGGCGGCAGCGATCCGCACGAGCTGGCGGAAGCGGCGCGTTACGGCGCGCAGGCCGGTTACGACGAAATCAATCTCAATGTCGGGTGCCCGTCCGATCGCGTGCAATCGGGTCGCTTTGGCGCGTGCCTGATGCGCGAACCGGCCTTGGTGGGCGATTGCGTCAAAGCGATGCGCGATGCGGTGACGGTGCCAGTAACGGTGAAGTGTCGCATCGGCGTGGACGATCAGGACGACTACGCGGACCTGCAGCATTTCACCGAGACGATGCTGCAAGCCGGCGTCGAAGTGTTGGTGGTGCATGCGCGCAAAGCGTGGCTGGAAGGTTTGTCGCCGAAAGAAAACCGCGAGATTCCGCCGCTCGATTATCAGCGCGTGTATCGCCTCAAGCGCGAGTTTCCGCAGCTGGTGGTGGTGATCAACGGCGGCATCACCACGGTGGAGGCAGTGCAAGAACATCTGGCGCACGTGGATGGGGTGATGCTTGGGCGGGCGGCGTATCACGACCCGTATGTGCTCGCCCGCGTGGAAGCGGCGCTCTATGACGAACCGCTGCCCGCCCGCGAAAGCGTCATGCGGCATATGCGGCCGTATATCGAAGCGGAGCTGGCACGCGGCACCGCGCTCAAGCACATCTGCCGCCATCTGCTCGGGTTGTATCAGGGGGAACCGGGCGCGCGTGGCTTCCGACGGACCTTGAGCGAAGGGGCGCATCTGCCGGGGGCGGGGTGGCCGCTGATCGAGCAGGCGATGGCGCCGATGCTGGCGGTCGCTTAG
- a CDS encoding RIO1 family regulatory kinase/ATPase translates to MIDKPVLDNPTLLKADELGRIEIVECDGVRCIRRDIRAARWWARLFAYRAAAREARALAKLDGIDGVPRLLAWNGHELLRSYIAGKPMQQAQPADPRYYRDALRLLAQLHRRGIVHNDLAKEPNWLVQDDGRPALVDFQIAWTRGKRGRLFRMLAREDVRHLLKHKRTYCAHALSARQRTMLNTPAPHSRLWRATGKRLYKLIARRVFGYWDNEGKGRVRD, encoded by the coding sequence TTGATCGACAAGCCCGTGCTAGATAACCCCACCCTGCTGAAGGCCGATGAACTGGGCCGCATCGAGATCGTCGAATGCGACGGGGTGCGGTGCATTCGGCGCGATATTCGCGCGGCGCGGTGGTGGGCGCGCCTGTTCGCCTATCGCGCCGCCGCGCGCGAGGCGCGGGCGTTGGCGAAGTTGGACGGTATCGATGGCGTGCCACGCTTGCTGGCGTGGAATGGACACGAACTGCTGCGCAGCTATATCGCCGGCAAGCCGATGCAGCAGGCGCAGCCAGCCGATCCGAGGTATTACCGCGACGCGCTACGCTTGCTTGCGCAACTGCATCGGCGCGGCATCGTGCATAACGACTTGGCGAAAGAACCGAACTGGCTGGTGCAGGACGACGGGCGTCCGGCGCTGGTGGATTTTCAAATCGCCTGGACGCGCGGAAAACGCGGTCGTTTGTTCCGCATGCTGGCGCGCGAAGATGTGCGTCATCTGCTCAAGCACAAACGCACGTATTGCGCACATGCGCTCAGCGCGCGCCAACGCACCATGTTGAATACGCCGGCGCCGCATTCGCGTTTATGGCGCGCGACCGGCAAGCGGCTTTACAAGCTGATTGCGCGTCGCGTGTTTGGTTATTGGGATAACGAGGGGAAAGGTCGCGTGCGGGATTGA
- a CDS encoding DUF456 family protein — translation MDIFLYVLAVALIVGGLIGTVVPNVPGVPMIFGGIWLAAALDNYQHLGMVWLIVLGALAVLGVAMDFIAASLGAKRVGASSTSIWGASIGTIVGMFFGLPGLIFGPFVGALVGELVSSKSVLRSAHVGIGTWLGLLFGALVKLVISLTMVALAAGVWLFHM, via the coding sequence ATGGATATCTTCCTTTACGTGCTCGCCGTCGCCTTGATCGTGGGCGGCTTGATCGGCACGGTGGTGCCGAATGTGCCAGGCGTGCCGATGATCTTCGGTGGCATCTGGCTGGCCGCGGCCTTGGACAACTACCAGCATCTGGGCATGGTGTGGCTGATCGTGCTGGGCGCGCTGGCCGTGCTTGGGGTAGCGATGGACTTTATCGCCGCCTCGCTTGGCGCCAAACGGGTCGGTGCGAGCTCCACGTCCATCTGGGGAGCTTCCATCGGCACGATCGTCGGCATGTTCTTCGGTCTGCCCGGGCTTATCTTCGGGCCATTCGTGGGCGCTTTGGTCGGCGAATTGGTCTCCAGCAAAAGCGTGCTTCGATCCGCGCACGTGGGGATCGGCACCTGGCTCGGCTTGCTGTTCGGCGCCCTGGTGAAACTGGTGATCTCGCTAACGATGGTGGCGCTAGCGGCGGGTGTCTGGCTGTTCCATATGTAA